The proteins below come from a single Natrinema sp. SYSU A 869 genomic window:
- a CDS encoding aldo/keto reductase, which yields MEYTTLGSTGMQVSRICLGCMSFGSSDWREWVLEDEASKEIIDRALDLGINFFDTANMYSRGESERILGEALEGHREESVVATKGFFRMRDDDPNSGGLSRKAIEQELAASRDRLGMDTIDLYQPHRWDHNTPVETTLRALDDAVRRGHVRYIGASSMWAHQFAESLQTSDRLGLERFQTMQNHYNLVYREEEREMLPLCDKEDVGVIPWSPMARGYLTRPHEEIDATTRGETEEYMYEHPYRDGGGQAINERVADLADDKGATMAQIALSWLLHKDWVDAPIVGTTSVEHLEQAVEALEIELSDSDMEALEEPYEPVPVSGHE from the coding sequence ATGGAGTACACGACACTCGGTTCGACCGGCATGCAAGTCAGCCGCATCTGTCTGGGCTGTATGAGCTTTGGCTCAAGCGACTGGCGCGAGTGGGTTTTAGAGGACGAGGCGAGCAAGGAGATCATCGACCGCGCGCTTGACCTCGGCATCAACTTCTTCGATACCGCCAACATGTACTCACGGGGCGAGTCCGAGCGGATTCTGGGCGAAGCCCTCGAAGGCCACCGCGAGGAGTCAGTCGTTGCCACGAAGGGCTTCTTCCGGATGCGCGACGACGATCCGAACTCGGGCGGACTCTCTCGCAAAGCGATCGAACAAGAACTCGCCGCGAGCCGCGACCGACTCGGGATGGACACCATCGACCTCTACCAGCCCCACCGCTGGGACCACAACACGCCCGTCGAGACGACGCTGCGGGCGCTCGACGACGCCGTCCGGCGGGGCCACGTCCGCTACATCGGTGCCTCCTCGATGTGGGCCCACCAGTTCGCCGAGTCGCTGCAGACGAGCGACCGGCTCGGCCTCGAGCGGTTCCAGACGATGCAGAACCACTACAACCTCGTCTATCGCGAGGAGGAACGGGAGATGCTGCCGCTGTGTGACAAGGAAGACGTCGGTGTGATTCCGTGGTCACCCATGGCTCGTGGCTATCTCACACGGCCACACGAGGAGATTGACGCCACGACCCGTGGCGAGACCGAGGAGTACATGTACGAACACCCCTACCGCGACGGCGGCGGTCAGGCGATCAACGAGCGCGTCGCCGATCTGGCCGACGACAAGGGCGCGACAATGGCCCAGATCGCCCTCTCGTGGCTGCTCCACAAGGACTGGGTCGACGCACCGATCGTCGGCACGACCAGCGTCGAACACCTAGAGCAGGCCGTCGAAGCCCTCGAGATCGAGCTCTCGGATTCCGATATGGAGGCCCTCGAGGAACCGTACGAGCCGGTTCCGGTGTCGGGCCACGAGTGA
- a CDS encoding flavin reductase family protein produces the protein MTDNGSENGERAEGLEIDVDDHDSSLYRVLSSAVVPRPIAWVSTRSEEGVDNLAPYSFFTVASVEPPILLFAPVDDTDGLKDTPRNARDTGEFVINLVTEEFAEAMNETSATLPVDESEFDHAGLERADSTAVDPPRVAGAAVAFECTLHDLVDVGGSTLVLGEVRHVHLADSVTTDGTIDVAEIDAVGRLTGSFYARTEDRFSLERPP, from the coding sequence ATGACGGATAACGGTTCCGAGAACGGCGAGCGAGCCGAAGGCCTCGAGATCGACGTCGATGACCACGACAGCTCGCTGTATCGGGTACTCTCGAGCGCGGTCGTTCCGCGGCCGATCGCGTGGGTGAGCACGCGTAGCGAGGAGGGGGTCGACAACCTCGCGCCGTACAGTTTCTTCACCGTCGCGTCGGTCGAGCCGCCGATCCTGCTGTTCGCACCCGTCGACGATACGGACGGGCTCAAAGACACGCCACGGAACGCCCGCGACACCGGCGAGTTCGTCATCAATCTCGTCACCGAGGAGTTCGCCGAAGCGATGAACGAGACCAGCGCCACGCTGCCTGTTGACGAGAGTGAGTTCGATCACGCCGGCCTCGAGCGGGCTGACTCGACCGCGGTCGACCCGCCACGCGTCGCGGGCGCGGCGGTCGCCTTCGAGTGCACCCTCCACGACCTCGTCGACGTCGGCGGCTCGACGCTCGTGCTCGGTGAGGTTCGCCACGTCCACCTCGCGGACTCGGTGACGACCGACGGGACAATCGACGTGGCGGAGATCGACGCTGTCGGCCGGCTCACAGGGAGTTTCTACGCGCGTACGGAAGATCGATTTTCGCTCGAGCGGCCGCCGTAG
- a CDS encoding DUF5820 family protein, protein MSNTDADGEVDRSRLPDAWTVWSQGEKGRLVLAYRPDVFNAEDFPAPCLPTLYLTHGKRTRRPGVNPADTADSADWFVTLYLEPDVSLNETLRFSSRGEALERTVELARQFDSGEIDYRDLYQVPRETYFERLDELTGSDTDD, encoded by the coding sequence ATGTCGAACACGGACGCGGACGGCGAGGTGGACCGCTCGCGGCTGCCGGACGCATGGACCGTCTGGAGTCAGGGAGAGAAGGGGCGTCTCGTCCTCGCGTACCGACCGGACGTGTTCAACGCCGAGGACTTCCCCGCCCCCTGTCTGCCAACACTGTATCTCACCCACGGCAAGCGAACCCGCCGTCCCGGCGTCAACCCCGCCGACACGGCCGATTCCGCGGACTGGTTCGTCACCCTCTACCTCGAGCCAGACGTCTCGCTGAACGAGACGCTTCGATTCTCGTCTCGAGGCGAGGCCCTCGAGCGGACCGTCGAACTCGCCCGGCAGTTCGATAGCGGCGAGATCGACTATCGGGACCTGTACCAGGTCCCCCGGGAGACGTACTTCGAGCGGCTCGACGAGCTCACCGGCAGCGATACCGACGACTGA
- a CDS encoding IS5 family transposase: protein MTQISRFIGEVVPVAQSVTGDGDESAAPEGGGGFADYALVSLHCLRIYLDTSYRMTIDLLKEMPQITGEIGLRAADLPSPSTLCKVFDRISMRVCRVLLRQSAQLHDPSEHAAIDATFYERDRASRHYCQRTNYRVQTLKVTKLVDTATQAVLDLHCSTTLEGSDADLAEQIARRNAGDLRSLAADKGYDKQQLRERLRELDIRPLIKHRIFAPYDHAHNARIDEDRYAQRSMTETVNSAVKRSLGYAVRARTWYREFREIALMCVVYNIKQAVKQ from the coding sequence ATGACGCAAATCTCCCGCTTCATTGGGGAAGTTGTTCCGGTCGCTCAAAGCGTTACTGGTGATGGAGACGAATCCGCCGCCCCGGAAGGAGGCGGCGGATTCGCCGACTATGCACTTGTTTCCCTCCATTGTCTGCGGATTTACCTCGATACGTCCTACCGGATGACGATTGACTTGCTCAAGGAAATGCCACAAATAACCGGGGAGATCGGCCTCAGAGCGGCCGATCTCCCCTCGCCATCCACGTTATGTAAGGTATTCGACCGGATCAGTATGCGCGTCTGTCGAGTGTTGCTGCGCCAGTCGGCGCAGCTACACGATCCATCTGAACACGCTGCTATCGACGCGACATTCTACGAACGAGATCGAGCGAGCCGTCACTACTGCCAACGAACGAATTACCGCGTTCAAACGCTCAAAGTCACAAAACTCGTCGATACAGCAACGCAAGCCGTTCTTGATCTCCACTGTTCGACGACGTTAGAAGGAAGCGACGCAGACCTCGCCGAGCAGATCGCCCGCCGGAACGCGGGCGATCTGCGGTCACTTGCTGCTGACAAAGGCTATGACAAGCAACAACTCCGAGAACGACTGCGTGAACTCGACATTCGCCCACTGATCAAACACCGGATCTTCGCTCCGTACGATCACGCACATAACGCCCGTATTGACGAAGATCGGTACGCTCAGCGGTCAATGACCGAAACTGTCAACTCAGCCGTTAAGCGCTCGCTCGGCTACGCCGTGCGAGCGCGTACCTGGTATCGAGAGTTCCGTGAAATCGCCTTAATGTGTGTCGTCTATAACATCAAGCAGGCCGTCAAACAGTGA
- a CDS encoding MFS transporter: MRPDSGSDRARDAAGTIDGPDSARDSRVYRGWYVVAGGFIGAFVVFGLSYAFGVFLEPIQRDLGISRSAVSLVFSLQTVVIYLAAAALGVLADRFGVQRLLAVGATTLVVGGLWTSQTDSYVGLLVAYGVLTAVGLGAIYVVSYATVPRWFQRRRGLATGIATAGLGIGMVAMSPAASALIGVLEWRLALLALVLAATVAVATVTPLFAADPVSSGAQTGNEFPDGMPDREPTEWKTYRRELAAVATSRAFLLVFSGWILVYATLYAVLVHIVPYAGDVGLGGGTGAFALAAIGATTAIARIGIGGLADRFGRVRTFVTCSAVMGASTLCLPLVDSAAGLYGFAVIFGIAYGGNGALLSPLTVDLFGTANPNAIFGLVSVSFAVSGLLAPWAAGLTYDLAGTYTPAFVGAGIAGLLGAGFVAAAGTET, encoded by the coding sequence ATGCGTCCCGACAGTGGTTCGGATCGCGCCCGCGACGCGGCCGGGACGATCGACGGACCGGACTCGGCCCGCGACAGCCGCGTCTACCGCGGCTGGTACGTCGTCGCCGGCGGATTCATCGGTGCGTTCGTCGTTTTCGGCCTCTCCTATGCGTTCGGCGTCTTCCTCGAGCCGATTCAGCGGGACCTTGGGATTTCCCGCTCGGCCGTCTCTCTGGTCTTCTCCCTGCAGACGGTCGTCATCTACCTCGCCGCGGCGGCCCTGGGCGTCCTCGCAGACCGATTCGGCGTCCAGCGACTGCTGGCCGTTGGCGCGACGACGCTCGTGGTCGGCGGTCTCTGGACGAGCCAGACGGATTCGTACGTCGGACTCCTGGTCGCCTACGGGGTCCTCACGGCGGTCGGTCTCGGTGCGATCTACGTCGTCTCCTACGCCACGGTCCCGCGATGGTTCCAGCGTCGTCGCGGCCTCGCGACCGGCATCGCGACCGCTGGTCTCGGTATCGGGATGGTCGCGATGTCGCCCGCCGCGAGCGCGCTTATCGGAGTCCTCGAGTGGCGTCTCGCCTTGCTCGCACTCGTCCTTGCTGCAACGGTCGCCGTCGCGACCGTGACGCCGCTGTTCGCAGCGGATCCGGTCTCGAGTGGGGCCCAGACGGGCAACGAGTTTCCGGATGGGATGCCGGACCGCGAGCCGACGGAATGGAAGACCTATCGACGAGAACTGGCCGCGGTCGCGACCTCGAGAGCGTTCTTGCTGGTGTTTTCGGGCTGGATACTCGTCTACGCGACGCTGTATGCCGTCCTCGTTCACATCGTCCCCTACGCCGGCGATGTGGGTCTCGGCGGGGGAACCGGCGCGTTTGCGCTCGCCGCGATTGGTGCGACGACGGCAATTGCCCGGATCGGGATCGGCGGACTCGCCGATCGATTCGGCCGCGTTCGAACGTTCGTCACGTGTTCGGCCGTCATGGGTGCGTCGACACTCTGTCTCCCGCTCGTCGACTCTGCGGCGGGTCTGTACGGCTTCGCCGTCATCTTCGGGATTGCCTACGGGGGCAACGGAGCCCTGCTCTCGCCGCTAACGGTCGATCTGTTCGGGACAGCGAACCCGAACGCGATCTTCGGGCTCGTCTCGGTTTCCTTTGCCGTCTCGGGGCTGCTCGCTCCGTGGGCTGCTGGCCTCACTTACGACCTCGCGGGCACGTACACGCCGGCCTTCGTCGGTGCGGGGATCGCCGGTCTCCTCGGTGCGGGATTTGTAGCAGCCGCTGGTACTGAGACGTAA
- a CDS encoding plastocyanin/azurin family copper-binding protein, with product MLQLAGGTTAVGLAGCSGSDSHDDHSHDDGGHGDDSHGDHEHSEDIGEPVESADVSMVSMDDGDHFDPHVVRIERGGSVSWTNESGSHSATAYHSANGKPQLAPEEATAWDSGVISEQGAAFDHTFETEGVYHYFCTPHETGGMIGSVIVGHPDPDQQPALNDPPSEKSEAVREKLATLNEKIRTALEDDS from the coding sequence ATGCTGCAACTGGCTGGCGGAACGACGGCGGTCGGTCTCGCCGGGTGTTCCGGTTCCGATTCACACGACGACCACAGCCACGACGACGGTGGTCACGGCGACGATAGCCACGGGGATCACGAACATAGTGAAGATATCGGTGAACCGGTCGAGTCCGCAGACGTGTCGATGGTTTCGATGGACGACGGCGATCACTTCGACCCACACGTCGTCCGGATCGAACGGGGCGGCAGCGTCAGCTGGACCAACGAGAGCGGGAGTCACTCCGCGACTGCCTACCATTCGGCGAACGGGAAGCCACAACTCGCACCCGAGGAGGCAACAGCGTGGGACAGCGGCGTCATTTCGGAACAGGGGGCCGCGTTCGATCACACGTTCGAAACCGAGGGTGTCTACCACTATTTCTGCACCCCTCACGAGACCGGCGGGATGATCGGCAGTGTTATCGTCGGCCACCCTGATCCCGACCAACAACCCGCGCTGAACGACCCGCCGTCCGAGAAGTCCGAGGCGGTCCGCGAAAAGCTCGCCACGCTGAACGAGAAGATTCGGACCGCGCTCGAGGACGATTCCTGA
- a CDS encoding formate/nitrite transporter family protein translates to MSNPDPPDQERTDRDPPDQEQRAREPPDQEQVREAVERSRSGAPAVGAVVRDRFSADEVFQRIVAAADEEVTSGSRELFFSGIAAGFAITITVLLYASLHDSTGGHPILSALLYPLGFIYIIIGGYQLYTENTLPPVALSLERIASIPALLRHWTIVLAGNFTGSAIGAAALAWGGVFSPGAADAAVYLGTHGMETPWFDLFFKAAFAGLIVAGVVWVEYAARETIARIVIVYMAFLAIPIGNLFHVVTSFTEMAYIVFRGEVALIPGLTQFVLPVLLGNTIGGILLVTVVNYFQTSERRLESARFEGNERQLSIREWLFGGYAGRSYVPLIDTAEPSTTDNGETYRVLVPIANPRTESRIVDLACTLANNHENAVVHAVHIVQVPDRRAMRYGSGRNQRIISESENQMEGVRETVSAYDIGCETSTVVSHRSFEDVFDTAKRERADLVVLGWGDDRPWGAGRTEAGISQLTDNLPCDFLVLKDRDLDTSQILIPTAGGPDSDLSAEVARTLEQADGSSISLLHVVDDADERADGRAFLADWAAEHDLENAALTIDDSGDIEGAICREAADHSLVIIGATEAGLLSRLVSDTLHMDVVNEVDSSVLLAERPGDRNILQRLFGR, encoded by the coding sequence ATGAGTAATCCCGATCCACCCGATCAGGAGCGGACGGACCGCGATCCGCCCGATCAGGAGCAGCGGGCCCGCGAGCCGCCCGACCAGGAGCAGGTCCGAGAAGCGGTCGAACGATCCAGGAGCGGCGCACCGGCCGTCGGTGCGGTCGTTCGCGACCGCTTCTCGGCCGACGAGGTCTTCCAGCGGATCGTCGCCGCGGCCGACGAGGAGGTCACCTCGGGCAGCCGCGAACTGTTCTTCAGCGGTATCGCCGCCGGGTTTGCAATCACGATCACGGTCCTCCTATACGCCTCGCTGCACGACTCGACCGGCGGCCATCCGATACTGAGCGCGCTGCTCTATCCGCTCGGATTCATCTACATCATCATCGGCGGCTACCAGCTCTACACCGAGAACACGCTGCCGCCGGTCGCACTCTCCCTTGAGCGAATCGCGAGTATTCCAGCCCTCCTGCGCCACTGGACGATCGTGCTCGCCGGCAACTTCACTGGCAGCGCGATCGGTGCGGCGGCGCTCGCGTGGGGCGGTGTCTTCTCCCCCGGAGCGGCCGATGCGGCGGTATACCTCGGGACCCACGGCATGGAGACGCCGTGGTTCGACCTGTTCTTCAAGGCGGCCTTTGCCGGCCTGATCGTCGCCGGCGTCGTCTGGGTCGAGTACGCCGCCCGCGAGACGATCGCCAGGATCGTCATCGTCTATATGGCGTTCCTCGCGATCCCGATCGGGAACCTGTTCCACGTGGTCACCTCGTTCACCGAGATGGCCTACATCGTCTTCCGCGGCGAAGTCGCCCTCATCCCTGGCCTGACCCAGTTCGTTCTCCCCGTCCTCCTCGGGAACACCATCGGCGGCATCTTACTGGTGACCGTTGTCAACTACTTCCAGACGAGCGAACGCCGCCTCGAGTCGGCCCGGTTCGAGGGGAACGAACGCCAGCTCTCGATACGGGAGTGGCTGTTCGGCGGATACGCCGGCCGATCGTACGTCCCCCTGATCGATACCGCTGAGCCGTCAACGACTGACAACGGTGAGACCTACCGCGTGCTCGTCCCGATCGCAAATCCCCGCACCGAGTCGCGGATCGTGGATCTGGCCTGTACGCTGGCGAATAACCACGAGAACGCGGTCGTCCACGCTGTCCATATCGTCCAGGTACCCGACCGGCGGGCGATGCGATACGGCTCCGGGCGCAACCAACGAATCATCTCCGAATCCGAGAACCAGATGGAAGGGGTCCGCGAGACGGTGTCGGCGTACGATATCGGCTGTGAAACCTCGACGGTCGTCTCCCACCGCTCGTTCGAGGATGTCTTCGACACCGCAAAGCGCGAGCGAGCGGACCTCGTCGTTCTCGGCTGGGGCGACGACCGACCGTGGGGCGCGGGGCGAACCGAAGCGGGGATCAGTCAACTAACCGACAATCTCCCGTGCGATTTCCTCGTCCTCAAGGATCGCGACCTGGACACCTCACAGATCCTCATTCCGACCGCCGGCGGGCCGGACTCAGATCTGAGCGCCGAAGTCGCCCGAACGCTCGAGCAGGCGGACGGGTCGTCCATTTCCCTTCTACATGTCGTCGACGACGCCGATGAGCGCGCGGACGGCCGGGCGTTCCTCGCGGACTGGGCTGCCGAACACGACCTCGAGAACGCAGCCCTCACGATCGACGACTCCGGCGATATCGAGGGAGCGATCTGTCGCGAAGCGGCCGACCATTCGCTCGTAATCATCGGTGCGACGGAGGCGGGACTGCTCTCGCGACTCGTCAGTGATACGCTCCACATGGACGTCGTCAACGAGGTCGATAGCTCCGTCCTCCTCGCCGAGCGACCGGGCGACCGGAACATCCTCCAGCGACTGTTCGGTCGCTAG
- a CDS encoding SRPBCC family protein, translated as MTRVRTARTPDGRRLEVSHVLSVPAADAWDVLVDTTQWPEWSPLVNGVEATDRRIRTDTTGRIRIPGAWLPFRITACTTRRWTWRVTGIPAAAHRVDDLGSDRCRIAFELPPHGTGYVPVCLRALENLEALLATEDAPVH; from the coding sequence ATGACTCGAGTCCGGACCGCGCGAACGCCGGACGGCCGTCGCCTTGAGGTCTCGCACGTCCTGTCCGTCCCCGCGGCCGACGCCTGGGACGTCCTCGTCGACACGACTCAGTGGCCCGAGTGGTCGCCGCTCGTCAACGGCGTCGAGGCGACGGACCGCCGAATTCGGACGGACACGACCGGCCGGATCCGAATCCCCGGTGCCTGGCTGCCGTTTCGGATCACCGCGTGTACGACACGGCGGTGGACCTGGCGCGTGACGGGGATTCCTGCCGCCGCTCATCGCGTCGACGATCTTGGTTCCGATCGGTGCCGGATCGCCTTCGAACTCCCGCCTCACGGGACGGGATACGTCCCCGTCTGCCTGCGGGCGCTGGAGAATCTCGAGGCGCTGCTCGCAACGGAGGATGCACCCGTTCACTAA
- a CDS encoding TIGR00366 family protein has product MGEADGAAATGNVIERLGNRIATVVERWMPSPFLFAIILSYVVFLVGMIVEGQGPTEMVQHWYDGFWAFLTFAMQMVLIIMTGFVIAYHPRVNDGLQRLAAIPNSSKQAVVLVGVVSMALAWVHWGLSLVVGAIFAREMGKAAYREGITVHYPLLCVAGYMGLGLTWHWGLSGSAPLLLATSGNEFIELGVIDNPVSTAATVFSGYALTLTALSILFAAVVLYLLTPSAERSREITEYVPEDDLFESAADGGVDDTASDEMITADRRSDDRVPAERIDNSRLLGGVIALTGVAVIIWEFATRGLDALDLNVLNFGFLFAGLAIYTRPALYRDRFGDAADAAAGIILLFPFFAGIQGMMSGSGLAETMAEGLLAISTPETFPVVAWLTAAIVNLFVPSGGGEWIVLGPPVLEAAQEVGVPVGQATIAYAVGDAHTNLLNPFWALPLLAITEIRAREMFGYAVTMLLALIPFLAVVLFLLPY; this is encoded by the coding sequence ATGGGGGAAGCAGACGGAGCGGCGGCGACCGGTAACGTTATCGAACGGCTGGGGAATCGAATCGCGACCGTCGTCGAGCGGTGGATGCCGAGCCCGTTCCTCTTCGCAATTATCCTGTCCTATGTCGTGTTCCTTGTCGGGATGATCGTCGAGGGACAGGGACCGACGGAGATGGTCCAACACTGGTACGACGGGTTCTGGGCGTTTCTCACCTTCGCGATGCAGATGGTATTGATCATCATGACTGGATTCGTGATCGCCTATCACCCGCGGGTCAACGACGGACTCCAGCGGCTAGCGGCGATCCCGAACTCCAGCAAACAGGCTGTCGTCCTGGTCGGCGTCGTCTCGATGGCGCTGGCCTGGGTCCACTGGGGGCTGAGCCTCGTCGTCGGCGCGATTTTCGCCCGTGAGATGGGCAAGGCTGCTTACCGGGAGGGGATCACGGTTCACTACCCGCTGCTCTGTGTGGCGGGCTATATGGGCCTGGGGCTCACCTGGCACTGGGGCCTCTCCGGCTCGGCACCCCTCCTACTCGCGACATCGGGCAACGAGTTCATCGAACTCGGCGTCATCGACAACCCCGTCAGCACCGCTGCGACGGTCTTCAGCGGCTACGCGCTCACGCTCACCGCGCTATCGATTCTCTTCGCCGCGGTCGTCCTGTACCTGTTAACGCCCTCGGCGGAGCGCTCGAGGGAGATCACCGAGTACGTTCCCGAAGACGATCTGTTCGAGTCGGCGGCCGACGGCGGCGTCGACGACACTGCGTCGGACGAGATGATCACAGCGGACCGACGGAGCGACGACCGCGTTCCCGCCGAGCGGATCGACAACAGCCGGCTGCTGGGCGGCGTCATCGCGCTGACCGGCGTCGCGGTGATCATCTGGGAGTTCGCGACCAGAGGGCTAGACGCACTGGATCTGAACGTCCTAAACTTCGGGTTCCTGTTCGCCGGCCTCGCGATCTATACCCGCCCGGCACTCTACCGCGACCGGTTCGGCGACGCCGCGGACGCCGCCGCCGGGATTATCCTCCTGTTCCCGTTCTTCGCGGGGATTCAGGGCATGATGAGCGGCTCCGGACTGGCGGAAACGATGGCGGAGGGACTGCTTGCGATCTCGACCCCCGAGACGTTTCCGGTGGTCGCGTGGCTCACGGCCGCAATCGTCAATCTCTTCGTTCCCTCCGGTGGCGGCGAGTGGATCGTCCTCGGGCCGCCCGTCCTCGAGGCCGCACAGGAGGTCGGAGTGCCGGTCGGCCAGGCGACAATTGCCTACGCAGTCGGGGACGCACACACCAACCTGCTGAATCCGTTCTGGGCGCTGCCGCTGCTCGCGATCACGGAGATCCGGGCACGAGAGATGTTCGGCTACGCCGTCACGATGTTGCTCGCGCTGATCCCGTTCCTGGCGGTCGTCCTGTTCCTGTTGCCGTACTGA
- a CDS encoding plastocyanin/azurin family copper-binding protein has product MDRRTFIATTGCMSALAVAGCTGGSSPSVEETTDVTMVDTQFDPRNVRADTGATITWTNEDETGHTVTAASENWEKDSEVAAGGETTHTFEESGVYDVYCTVHGDADLSGMSMKVGIGDATIENPLGGGDGDSGGGGYY; this is encoded by the coding sequence ATGGACCGTCGAACGTTTATCGCAACCACGGGATGCATGTCGGCGCTGGCGGTGGCGGGGTGTACGGGTGGCAGCAGTCCGTCGGTTGAAGAGACGACCGACGTGACGATGGTCGATACCCAGTTTGACCCGCGGAACGTCCGCGCCGACACGGGGGCGACAATCACTTGGACCAACGAGGACGAGACCGGTCACACGGTCACCGCAGCCTCGGAGAACTGGGAGAAAGACAGCGAGGTCGCCGCCGGTGGCGAGACGACCCACACGTTCGAGGAAAGCGGGGTGTACGACGTGTATTGCACGGTCCACGGCGACGCGGACCTCTCGGGGATGAGCATGAAGGTGGGCATCGGTGATGCCACCATCGAGAACCCACTCGGCGGCGGTGACGGTGACTCCGGCGGAGGCGGCTACTACTGA
- a CDS encoding helix-turn-helix domain-containing protein, with amino-acid sequence MSSPQTKSREQHDDACPVIASLEQIGSQWRLAVLHELLDGEQRFNELKRSTDANARTLSRVLDDLGEMGFVERRIEEDAPVATYYSLTDKGESLEPVFGEIECWAGSWLEDSALEAE; translated from the coding sequence ATGTCATCGCCCCAGACGAAATCCCGCGAGCAACACGACGACGCCTGTCCCGTCATCGCCTCCCTCGAGCAGATCGGCTCCCAGTGGCGGCTGGCGGTACTCCACGAACTACTGGACGGCGAACAGCGGTTCAACGAACTCAAGCGCTCGACCGACGCGAACGCGCGAACCCTCTCGCGCGTGCTCGACGATCTCGGCGAGATGGGCTTCGTCGAACGCCGCATCGAGGAGGACGCCCCCGTCGCGACCTACTACAGCCTCACCGACAAGGGCGAGTCCCTCGAACCCGTCTTCGGCGAGATCGAGTGCTGGGCCGGCTCCTGGCTCGAGGACAGTGCACTCGAGGCCGAGTAA
- a CDS encoding UPF0179 family protein, which translates to MSTVTLIGSRLAEPGTEFVYEGEADACTGCPYRSQCLNLQPGTKYRITSIRENAQTLECAMHDSGVRAVEVEPATTRANITSKGAFAGSKTSLPGSCPYVECPSHEYCEPDGVEFDEEYRIQEIMGDPPHEVCHLDRSLELVELEIDD; encoded by the coding sequence ATGTCGACCGTTACGCTCATCGGCTCCCGGCTTGCCGAACCGGGGACCGAATTCGTCTATGAGGGCGAAGCCGACGCCTGTACCGGCTGTCCCTATCGCAGTCAGTGTCTCAATCTCCAGCCCGGCACGAAGTACCGCATCACGTCTATCCGGGAGAACGCCCAGACCCTCGAGTGTGCCATGCACGACAGCGGGGTCCGCGCCGTCGAAGTCGAACCTGCCACGACGCGCGCGAACATCACGTCGAAGGGAGCCTTCGCCGGCAGCAAGACGAGCCTCCCCGGCTCCTGTCCGTACGTCGAGTGTCCCAGCCACGAGTACTGCGAACCCGACGGCGTCGAGTTCGATGAGGAGTACCGCATCCAGGAGATCATGGGCGACCCGCCACACGAGGTCTGCCACCTCGATCGCTCGCTCGAGTTGGTCGAACTCGAGATCGATGACTGA